From the Argentina anserina chromosome 3, drPotAnse1.1, whole genome shotgun sequence genome, the window agaaaaatcgatgcaagcggcgatactcatgatcgcacccaaaacagcggtgcactcaggcgaccacacgaaaatcgattaacttccctttcaaaagaatcgtgactcccccaggaccgtcacacagaaaacatcgaccaagaggggaaacccatccctctatagtctcatcggcatTATAAGAAAGGtcggaattaagacaagaagaaggctaatagcgcccgatataatatatctatacgttcaaaagcgggaacgtttatgaaaaatttacctttgaaggtttgtagtatacgggagtagcttctcttgagcgaagtccttgcttgtgaatttcacgtctcttgcgtgaatatgcgggaggagccaTTTTGAAGGCTTTGATGCAgggacttgcggggcaaaaagatgtttttgtggagcgaatgcggaggagaccctgcggtgctgcgtgcaggggctgcggggctgcgtgcagggcttgctggcaggggctgcagggggggGGTTgcagcaggggctgcaggggatgcagggggggggggggctgcggcaggggctgcagggggggTTGCAGCAGGGGTTGCAGGagctgcaggggctgcggcgaTGCGGTGGCAGCGATGCGGCGGCGAGCAGGAGGTGCGCCGGCGATGCGGTGGCAGCGATGCGGCCGGCGgagaaaagagaagagaagaaaaaatagggctctaaaagttcagggttttagggcaaagtgcgtgataacgtgatgcaggatgaaataattgtgtattattgaatgatatggtggcctatatataggcatttacaaaacgcacccgcttccttaatttttgaaaaaaatcgcTTCTGCATTTCCAAAcacttcgcttccacgtatcCGCACCCGATTTCATTCATCATAGATGTGAGCCCAGAATTTATTGATGAGTTAAATTGAGATCGTACGAGAATTATTTTACGGTCTCGGTAATTATTTAAGTGAATGCTCCtaaatattattaaaaaatttctATAAGGTGAAGTCCTTGATATAAGAGCTTGGTAGTGCACATTACGACGAGTACGTGAGAGTTTTCTAGTAATTATTCGGATTTCAGAGCTATTTTATATGATTTTCCGAAGTTTTGGTATTATTGAGGATCTACTGGAAAATCATAAAATGGTTACGGCGTAATCTGAGCCATAGATTTTGATCAGTTGAATCTGGGCCCTTAGATTATTAAGTGAACTAGtggatatatatacataggaGAATATCAAAGCTTCACTATTCTCCCAAACACTCGGTGTCTTCGACATTTCCCTAACCCGCGCGACAATGAGAGGCGATCTCCATCGGAACAGGCAATGAGCACCATTCTATGCCTCTTAGCCGAATGCCAAACTTTGAAGAACCAATCTCAAAGTCTGTCGCAACACAACGCTGATGCTAGAAACTTTATTACGCAAAGCCCTGCCCAACTTAAGACCAAGCTTCAACATGCCAAGACCAGCCGTTCCCAACAAATCAGTGAATTGCGTCAACAAATAGCGGAGCTTGAAGCTGAGCAAGCTAGAGAGCTCAAGGCTGTGGATGAAGAAATAACAAATACTGTACCCCAAATTCAGGAACGCAAAAGGCAACTGGCAGCTTCTGAGGCTGAGGAAAGGAGGATCAACAACCTGATTTGCGATAAAGCCAGTGATACTGGAAAACTTCTCCTAGATATCCGCCTTGTCGGACATAGAATGTAATTTGAATATCAAAGTATTTTAGTAGTAAGAATTGCAATTTAACTCTGTCTGCTCACCCTACTTGCATCTCCTTGACCTGTCAAAAACCCAAGTAAAGGCCCAAGGCCAGAGCCCAACTCAACTCACCACCGTCCAAGTTTGCATGCAAACTCTCGAAAACATGAGCAATCAATACTGGGAAACGCACAAATCGTTTTAGTTTGACCACTATTGCTGCAATAAATCCCAGGCGCGATCTCCAAATCTGTATCTCTAATCTCAGCCCTTGAATCCAAGTTTCTTCTGCTATAAAACGAAACCCTAAGGAAAGAACACACAACACTCTCTTCCGCAGCCTCCAACCATGTATGTTCCATTTCTTCCTTCGAAACCCCTTAGGTTTCTTAAGTTTCATCCCCCAGACTTGCAAACTCAATAGCAATTTTTCAGAGTCTTATTCTACCCTCAAATGTGAGGTAGGAGTCTTATTCCACCCTCACATCCTCCCTTCTTTGTAGTTCAGCACTAGGGATCTGCCCTGCATTAAGGGTTGTTCTTAGTGAAGGATTACAAGTGAGAGAGAAAATGGCAGCCCTTCCTGCGGCCTATTCATCATGGTTTAGTCGCCGAGCATCAGGAAGCAGGCAGCCAAATTCAGGACCAGAGCCAATAGGTACTTCATGCTCGTCACGTACTTCTTTTGATACGCGATGCGAGCTGTTATATCTCCTATGTGTAATATCCTCCAATCTCCATTCTTTGAAGAAATATTAGGAGAGGTGTACAAATCAAGGCTCTGGATCCCTCATGCTACCACCAGTCTTCCAATTAGAACCTATGTTTGGCATCAAGCTGGTTCCAATCGGCCTTCAACTGGTGCAGCTTAATCTCGAGTTTCTCGTGGTGGTGGGATGAACATGAGAAACCGCGAAGAGCTTTCCACCTAGCAtagatggtatcagagcttgttaAAGCTCACATGTAATAATATAGGTCTTGTATAAAGTTTCTGGCCACAAAGCCATATGAATAaaacaaacttgtttcataaaaCACTTGTATTGTTTCATTGTTGTGTAACAAAAGTTACAACCAATTCTGGACCACAAGTATTGGTCCAATGTGTTACAAAAAATTCCGGAGTATGATTAAGAAACTCATAAAGTTTCAGAAACCCGAtagtttcgaaaaaaaatttctGGGCTCGCGACCGGTAGTAACGTTCGCGACCGGTAGTAACGTTCGCGACCGTTAGTAACGTTCGCGAACCTTATAATTTTCTGGGTTCGCAATCGTTAAATACTGAGTATCCATAGTGTTGCCCCCCTGTTTACTTGGTTGAAAGGATGGAAACCAAGGAAACACTAAGTCCGAACACCAGTTATTTTGCTTGCACCGCTGTCGGTGGATCTTCATACTCCCAAACACTAGGAAAGTTCTTCTTAAGATGGCGACCGTTCATGGGATTTATGTGAACATTCCCATCAGTATCACAGGTAGTAAGTGCCTTTGCCCATTACTCGATGAATCACAAAAGGACCTTCCCATTTAGCAGACCATTTACCACGACCATCAACTCGCTCACCATAAGGCAAAGAAGCTTTCCAAACTAAGTCCCCAACTCCAAAGCTGCGTCCTCTCGTGCGTTTTTCATATAGCCGtgctatctttttcttttctgcaaTAAGATTGTCGAGAGCTTCCATCCGTCGAGAGTCCAAGTCCTCATGCTCTTGATACATAGCTTGAACATAGTCCTCACCAATCAACTGGTGCTACTCGCGAACCCTCAGCGACTAAACATTAATTTCAATAGGAAGTACTTCATCATGTCCATACATCAAAGCATAAGGTGTAGTACCAGTTGGAGTGCGTTTGGAAGTTCTATAAGCCCATAACGTGTGATCCAACTCTGTATGCCAAGATCGCGGATTTGCATCCAacattcgtttgagtatagacATAATGACACGGTTGCTAGCTTCTGCCTGGCCATTTGCTTGAGCATAATAAGGACTGGAATGCAGAAACCTGATCCCATAGCCAGTTAAGAATGTCTGAGTCTTTTCAGCCATGAAACCTGCCCCCCTGTCTGCCATCAAACATTCTGGAATGCCATACCTGgtgataatatatttgaagataAAATCAGTGATCACCTCTGAAGATGTCGTCCTGACTGGTATAGCCTCGACTCACTTGATGAAGAAATCTGTAGCCAGTAGAATGTGCTTGTGTTGTAAAGAAGAATTGGGATGAATCTCCCCAATAAAGTCTAAAGCCCATCCGCGACCTGGCCAAGGTTTAATTATTGGTTGCAGAGGAACGTCAGGCACATGCTGGACTGGTCCATGCATTTGACATTCAATGCAACCCTGCGCGAAGGTGATGCAGTCCTTGAGCATGGtaggccaatagaaaccatATCGGTGAATGAGCCATCGCATCTTTGGACCAGCTTGGTGAGAACCACAATTGCCACAATAAACCTCTCGTAAGCACCTCTTAGCCTCAGCTCCATAGATGCATCGCAGGTACAAGCCATCTTCGGCCCGGCGCAATAGTTCACCGCCTCGAAGGACGTAGTTAGTAGCAAAATATCTAACCCTCTTGTCCACCGGTGCAGAAGGATCAGTAAGGTACTGGATAATCGGTTGCCGCCAATCCACATCAATAGTGTCAATAACAGCCACCAACCATTCATCGTTAACCTCTTTCCTTGCCATAAAGGAAGGTAATGTGCGTCTCTGAACCTTCAAAATCCTCTCGCGAACGCCGTCTGCCAAGGGAATGCCCATAGCCAACTGTGCTAATTCATTAGCAGCGAAATTTCGTTCTCGAGGAATATAGTTAAGCACCACGTCTGCAAATTGGTCTAACAATTCCGATGCTCGCTCCCAAAAAGGGAGTAATGTAAAATTGTTACACTTATAGACACCCTTGAGCTGGTTAATAACTAGGAGTGAATCACCTAATACCTCAACCTCGGTGACCTCCAGATCAAGCAACAGCTCTAGGCCAATGATGATGGCCTCATATTCTGCCTGATTGTTAGTGCACTTCCATTCTAGCTGAAAAGAGGAACAATGTCTGACTCCGGAAGGATTAACCAATGCAACACCCGCTCCTAATAAATGATCAGTGCTGCTACCATCAAAATAAAGAACCCAAGTATGAGTGTGAACAAAGGAAACAACCAAGTTCTGGTCTTCGATGTCCTCCATAATAGGATGATGTAACAAAAAGTCAGACACTGCCTGTCCTGTGAGCGCCTTTAAGGGTGTATACTGTAAAGAAAACTCTGATAGCTCCAAGATCCACTTACCAATCCGACCCCTAAGCATAAGTCTGGTAAGAATATACTTCACTAAATCGGTTTGCGCCACCACCACTGTAGTAAAGGACAGCATGTAGTGGCGGAGCTTGGTACCAGCAAACTACAAAGCTAAACACAACCTCTCAATTGGCGAGTATCTAGTTTCAGCCTCCAATAAGGTCCGGCTCAGGTAATAAACTGCATGCTCAATCTTCTTGCCCCCCTCTCCATTACCATCTTATGCTAAGAGTCCTGCAATTGAGTAAGGGGAAGCTGAGATGTATAGCTTCAAAGGTACTCCAGGCCGTGGGGGTCGAAGAACAGGTGGATGAGTAAGGTATTCTTTGATTTTATCAAAAGCTGCCTGTTGCGCAGGCCCCCACTGAAACTCTTGGTCCGCTTTAAGCTTCAACAAGGGAGAAAAAATTGCGGTTTTGCCAGCGGAATTAGAAATGAAGTGTCGAAGGAAGTTTATTTTCCCAAGCAAACTCTGAAGTTCCCTCTTGTTCCTAGGTGCCGGCATATCTAGAACTGCTTTTGCCTTATCCTCCGCGACTTCAATACCTCTTTCATGCCCTATGAAACCGAAGAAGTCTCCTGCTCGAACCCCGAAAATGCATTTAGCTGGGTTCATCCTGAGCTTGTGCTTTCTCATCCTGGTGAACACTGTCCTCAAATTCTCGATGtgatcttctttcttcttagacTTGACCACCACGTCATCGATATATACTTCGAGAATGCCCCCCAGCACATCGTGGAAAATCAGGTTCATTGCTCGCTGGTACGTAGCTCCTGCATTGgtcagaccaaatggcatattGTTATATTCAAACACTCCAGTGAACCCTGGATATCTAAACGTTGTTTTGTGTCTATCCGGTTCATAAACAGGAATCTGGTGATAACCAGCTGTGCCGTCCATAAAAGATAGTAGTTCATGTCCTGCGACTGCATCGACCAACATATCCACCACGGGCATGGGATAGACATCTTTCGGTGTCGCAGCATTCAGATTCatgtagtccacacacacgCGAATCTTGCCATTTTTCTTCCGCACTGGTACTATGTTCGACAACCACTGAGAATATTTAGCTGGTCGGATAATACCGGCTTGGAACATGTTTTGAACCTCTTTCTTGACTAATGCTGCTGTGTCTGCACTCATTCGCCGTGGACTTTGTTGTACATGCTTGTACCATTCCATTATGGGCAAGCGATGGCAAACTAAATCTGGTGACAAGCCCGACGTGTCCTCAAATTTCTCAGCAAAACAATCGCGGAACTCCTGCAACAACTTTACCAAACGTTGTCTCAGTTCCTCATCCAAGTGTTTACTTACTCCAACCTCCATGGGCTCTTCTGTAGTCCCAAGATTGATCTTTTCCACTGGATCTTTCACTTTAGGTGGAGTGTCATCCAAAGCTGCTGGTGCTGGTTGAATGAACTCCTCCTCTGCTTGAACCTCAGTTAAATCATCATCAATGCACTCAACTAGTGCCATTGCCCCCCAAGCCTCATGTTCCTCTCTGTAAATCGATAAACGTTGGAGAAAGAACACGTAGGCCTGCTCTTGTTCCTTGGCCAGTGACGTACTCATGGATGATTACTGTTTGCTTTACGATGAAGCCAGGTCGATTTATATCTGTTTTAACCTATACTAAACCCTATCGCGTCAATTCTGTAGAAGTCACCCCAACTGAACGACCCTTAGTATCGACTCCGGCAACTCCTAATGGCCTCATGTCACCATAATAATACTCCGCATCTAAAATGCAGGAAGTGACTGAGTATGGTCGATCATCTGCTCTCACTAGCTCTGCCTTGTCAGTTGCGGGATGCCACATAAGCATTTCTTAGTGTAGAGTAGAAGGGATGCAGTAAGCTCTATGTATCTAATCCCTGCCAAGTATGATGCTGTATGGAGCGGTGCAATATGTAACGAAGAATGTCTGAAACAGCTCAGAAGGTCCTATTTTGACATTGAGGATCAAAACTCCCAAGTTCTTAGTTAAGTTGCCAGCAAAACTCCTGACCTTAAGATTGCTACTGAGAACCTTTTCCTTTGCAATACCAAGTGCCTCGACTGTCTTCACTGTAATAATGCTTACCGCTGCACCACCGTCGACGAGGATTTTGTTCACTCTCTTACCCTCCATTTCAGCTGATATGTATAAAGGTTTAATGTGCTGAGTCATGGTCGCCGTAGGCTTTGTGAACATCATGAAGAACCTTTGGAGCTCTGTCATCGTGTGAGATTTATCAGCTCCCTCTCTCCTCGTGTCTTTCTCACCAGTTGGCACCTCTGTAGATGACAACTCTGCGACTGTACCCACCTCCTGGGCATGCGTCTCACCTCTGATGAATAGATAAGATGACATCGGCCGTGGAAGAGCATACTTCGAGGACAAAGTGAACACCATGTTGCAACTAGGAACAATGTCTAGCCTTGGTATTCCTTCCTCGACGCTATCTCCATGACAGAGGTTAAACATGTTGCAATCTGGGGTATCTGTCATTTCTTCATCATAACCTTCTTCCAGTTCGTCCTCTGGATCAGAAAACTCTAACCCTTGCTCATTACCACCCGATTCTTCCATATTGTCATCTGGAATGGACCCAGTTGGTGTTCGCGAGGGGAACTTACTTCTGAGATACTCCGTTAGTGATTGCTCCTGATGGTCCTTGGGAAGAGTAACCACTGCCGCAGCCTCAACTACCTCTGGAACCACAAGTATTGGTTCTTTCACTGTTGGAACCACTAGTGCTGGTTCTTTGATCTTCAGCTTCCATTCAAACTGTGGCTTGATTCTCTCTAGAACCGGTTCCTGGTGGCCTGGCTTACTTACAGACCTTTTTGGCACCCATTTAGATTGCGCAAGTTGTGCAACATTACTTCGCTGTTGTTTCTACTGAACAGAAACACTCTGTACGTGTTGTCTGTTTATTGTTTGGCCGTCAGTGGACGCGTAAGACAACCTATCATGGATTGAAACTCTTTGTTCAGGAGCAGTTTCCATTGGTCGTTCAATTCGATTATGAACGCTTTCCCTGGGGTATGGTGCTTCTTGTGGCGATCATTCCGGCGAATGTGCATATATGGCTTGAAACTAAGCTTTTCAACTGTCTCTCGCAACAACCAAGGTGACTGTTCTAGCTGGTCGCGAGAGAGCTCTCCTCTGTTATATGCCTCTAGCATTCGCTTGGCCCTTCCCCATCTTTTCTGTACGTACCTTTTCTGAGTTTCTGTAGCCACAAGAGCTCTTCCATGCTCCCGAACGTACCAGACATCTGGCTTTAACGACCTCGAAGCAGGTGGTATGTATGGCCGTTGTAGCGCCTCGCGTGAAGCTTGAGTTTCCGACACATTCGTCCAAACTCGCTGCCTTCCAAGAACATTCGCGACCCCACCAAGATCTGAGTGTGGCCTTTTCAACACTTGAGCATAAGTGTCTATCTGAACTCTAGCTTTCTTAGGGTTCTTCCTCTCGGAAAGATCTGTCGGCGAGCGAGGCCTCCGATGCATTCGCGACTCCTCACGTCTGTCAACATTATCACAGTTTATGGAACACTCTTTCTTGCATCGATTGCAAAGGACATAAGTTTTTGCCTTTGCGACATTCTGTTCCTTGCTCTGGACAACGCTCTTTCATTTACCCGGATCAAATTGTTTGGCTCTTGCAACCTCTCCTGCCACGAGCACTCTTTTCACTGTTGTCTCCATAACCAGATTGGGATCTGAAGCAAAAGACAACACTCCCTCATCTAACCACTGTTGTACCTGGTCCTTGAGCTGTATACAAATACGAGTATCATGAGTCTAAACgttatgaaacttacaataccgTTTACCTTTAACTTCTTCCACAGCCGGGAACTCAGTCCATGGTACAATGGTTTCACCCTCAGCAATAAGCTTGTCCAAGATCTCATGAGCCAAAGACGCATCATAAGTGTACTCAGCAAATTTGGAAGGGCGACGAGTCTTCAACGGTGTTGTCAATGGTATAACTTCCACCATTGATACTGTAGGGAAGGGATCAACATCGACCCAAGCTGCCGCTCTTTCAGTATCTACCCCTAGCATGTCTTTGTTAATCCAGGTCTACAATTGATCCTTGAGCTTAACACAATCAGCTGTGTGGTGATTGAACAAGTTGTGGAACTTGCAGTACTTCTTCCCTTCCACCTGCGCCGCGGTAGGCATTGCAGTATCATgcttcactcttccactcgcGAACAATTCATCCAGAATTTCTGGAGCCTTGTGAGCATTGTAGGTATATGAGTCGTATTCGGGCTTGGTAAATGATGCTCTAGAGATCTTGACAGGGTTCCTGGACATCTTCAAAGCCTTAGACTTCAATGCATGTCTTCCAGCTATCTCTACGGCAGCCACTTCATCATCTACCTCCTCGACCCACTGCTCTTCGTATGGATATGGTGTGTAGAAAGGATCTACATGCGAGTAGATAGTGGAAACCCTCTTAGTTCCGGATGGAACTGCATAGCGTGGTTTCAAATTTCCAGGGTGATAGGATACATGTGGACCTTTTGGAACTGTAGCACTGTCCTCCATCTCCCTGAGGAACACTTGGTAGGAACCTACCTTGTTTATTAAGTCTGCCATACTAGAAAAGTAGGCATCATGATGTTTGGCCCGTTGACGGGTCTCCAAACCCTTTATGGCGATGCGAATGGCATCCTGTTCCGCGAGCGGCATTCTGCATTTTGCTTGCTGAAACTTGAACCTCTTCAGGAACTCTACTGCTGACTCCATTGGCTATTGATACATGGAAGTTAAAGATGACAAATCCACTTCAGGCTCAACACTTCCAAAAGTCGTTTTAAACATTGTCTCAAGCATGGACCAATCTGAAATGGACCTTGGCGCCAACTTGGAGAACCAAGATAGCGCCGGTCCTGACAAAGATGAACCAAAAGCCCTCATCTTGAAGACTGGATCAGATGCATATGGCCCGCAATCGCTATGAAAACGCGATATATGCTCAGCCGCATTCTCGGAACCCTCTCCTGAGAAAGTCTGGAACTTGATTGGTCGATAACCCGAGGGCCAAGGACATGCTGTCACCCATTCCGGGAATGGACTTGCATAAGATATATTCGCGGCAGCATGACCATGAATGGTCCTCACACTCTCCTGGATCATCTTCTGAACCTGCTCCTCGGTAAGGCTCTGACCCTCTTCTACTTCCTGCTCAGACTCTTCTCGATGTTCCTCTCGTCGCTCGTGACGGAACTGATCTTGACGCTCTTGTCTTCCGCCTGGTTGAAGAAGTGCCAATGCTTTTTGTAAAGATTCAACCTCGGGTGTGTTCGACCGTCTGGAACTTCCAAGCGTGAACTTTCCCTTTTTAGCCTtcaccttcttcctccttgcGAGTTTGACAAGCTCAGCATCTGATTTGTCAGCCTCATCACCTCTGGCCTCGTCCTCTTCAGCGCCATTGTTGTTACATGCCCTGTCTTTCTTGTTGGACCTAGCCTTTTTAGTGGTATTAGGCTTGTCATGGCTCTGTTTCTCATAAAGCCCGGCGACAGTCCGTTGGATTCCCAACGCTTCTTCGATTTGATTGAATCGCTCATCCTGGCCTGCGAACTCTAAGCGAGCATTGTTCGCGTGCTCATTAGCACCCAGAACCAACTTCTTCAACCTGTCGTTGGTCTCAGCCAGATGCTGACCCTGTGTCGACTGTAGTTGCGACACATTATCCAACGTTCTCTC encodes:
- the LOC126787275 gene encoding uncharacterized protein LOC126787275 gives rise to the protein MLSFTTVVVAQTDLVKYILTRLMLRGRIGKWILELSEFSLQYTPLKALTGQAVSDFLLHHPIMEDIEDQNLVVSFVHTHTWVLYFDGSSTDHLLGAGVALVNPSGVRHCSSFQLEWKCTNNQAEYEAIIIGLELLLDLEVTEVEVLGDSLLVINQLKGVYKCNNFTLLPFWERASELLDQFADVVLNYIPRERNFAANELAQLAMGIPLADGVRERILKVQRRTLPSFMARKEVNDEWLVAVIDTIDVDWRQPIIQYLTDPSAPVDKRVRYFATNYVLRGGELLRRAEDGLYLRCIYGAEAKRCLREVYCGNCGSHQAGPKMRWLIHRYGFYWPTMLKDCITFAQGCIECQMHGPVQHVPDVPLQPIIKPWPGRGWALDFIGEIHPNSSLQHKHILLATDFFIKYGIPECLMADRGAGFMAEKTQTFLTGYGIRFLHSSPYYAQANGQAEASNRVIMSILKRMLDANPRSWHTELDHTLWAYRTSKRTPTGTTPYALMYGHDEHQLIGEDYVQAMYQEHEDLDSRRMEALDNLIAEKKKIARLYEKRTRGRSFGVGDLVWKASLPYGERVDGRGKWSAKWEGPFVIHRVMGKGTYYL